The Neovison vison isolate M4711 chromosome 10, ASM_NN_V1, whole genome shotgun sequence genome has a segment encoding these proteins:
- the TRAF5 gene encoding TNF receptor-associated factor 5 isoform X1, which yields MGKARRRLDKQPFCDYLSFTAEDPEENRHHLHPGVEAQSWSRPPVLPAHPPASHTVTGQLHSPPPPASRMAYSEEQGGVPCGFIRQNSGNSISLDFEPNTEYWFVEQLEERYKCAFCHSVLHNPHQTGCGHRFCQHCILSLRELNAVPLCPVDKEVIRSQEVFKDNCCKREVLNLYVYCKNAPGCNAKIILGRYQDHVQQCLFQAVQCSNENCREQVLRKDLKEHLSTRCHFREEKCLYCKKDVVVINLQYHEENLCPEYPVSCPNKCLQIIPRTEVDEHLAVCPEAEQDCPFKHYGCTVKDKRGVLQEHEHSALRDHMLLVLEKNFQLEEQISDLYKSLEQKESKIQQLAETVKKFEKEFKQFAQLFGKNGSFLSNIQALSSHIDKSAWLEAQVRQLLQTANQQQSKFDLRALVEAIDTVKQKITLLETNDQRLVVLEGETSKHDAHINIHKAQLNKNEERFKLLEGACYNGKLIWKVTDYKMKKREALDGHTVSIFSQPFYTSRCGYRLCARAYLNGDGSGKGTHLSLYFVVMRGEFDSLLQWPFRQRVTLMLLDQSGKKNHIMETFKADPSSSSFKRPDGEMNIASGCPRFVAHSTLENAKNTYIKDDTMFLKVAVDLTDLEDL from the exons CAGGCACCACCTCCACCCGGGTGTTGAGGCCCAGTCCTGGAGTCGGCCTCCGGTCCTCCCAGCCCACCCCCCGGCCTCGCATACGGTCACTGGGCAGCTCCATTCCCCGCCGCCACCAGCGTCCAG aatGGCTTACTCTGAGGAGCAAGGAGGTGTCCCCTGTGGTTTCATCCGCCAAAATTCCGGCAACTCCATTTCCTTGGACTTTGAGCCCAACACAGAGTACTGGTTTGTGGAGCAATTAGAAGAACGCTACAAATGTGCCTTCTGCCACTCCGTGCTGCACAACCCCCACCAGACAGGCTGTGGGCACCGCTTCTGTCAACACTGCATCCTGTCCCTGAG agAATTAAATGCAGTCCCACTCTGTCCTGTAGATAAGGAGGTTATCAGATCTCAGGAG GTGTTCAAAGACAATTGCTGCAAAAGGGAAGTCCTCAATTTATATGTGTATTGCAAAAATGCTCCTGGATGTAATGCCAAGATTATTCTGGGACGCTACCAG GACCACGTCCAGCAGTGCCTGTTTCAAGCCGTGCAGTGTTCTAATGAGAACTGTCGGGAACAAGTCCTTCGGAAAGATCTGAAAGAACACTTGAGCACACGTTGCCATTTTCGAGAGGAAAAGTGCCTTTATTGCAAAAAAGATGTGGTAGTAATCAATCTGcag TATCATGAGGAAAACCTGTGTCCCGAGTACCCAGTATCTTGTCCCAACAAGTGTTTGCAGATTATTCCAAGAACTGAG GTGGATGAGCACCTCGCTGTGTGTCCTGAAGCTGAGCAAGACTGTCCCTTCAAGCACTACGGCTGTACTGTGAAG GATAAACGGGGGGTCCTGCAGGAGCACGAGCATTCAGCCTTACGGGACCACATGCTTCTGGTTTTAGAAAAGAACTTCCAGTTAGAAGAACAG ATTTCTGATTTATATAAGAGCCTAGAgcagaaagaaagtaaaatccAGCAGCTAGCAGAAACTGTAAAGAAATTCGAAAAGGAGTTCAAGCAGTTTGCACAGCTGTTTGGCAAAAATGGAAGCTTCCTCTCAAACATCCAG GCTCTCTCCAGTCACATTGACAAGTCAGCTTGGCTAGAAGCTCAAGTGCGCCAGTTACTGCAGACGGCCAACCAGCAGCAAAGTAAATTTGATCTGAGGGCTTTGGTGGAAGCGATTGACACAGTGAAACAGAAAATTACTCTGCTAGAAACCAATGATCAAAGACTAG TTGTTCTGGAAGGGGAGACTAGCAAACACGATGCCCACATCAATATCCACAAAGCccaactgaataaaaatgaagagcGATTTAAGCTGCTAGAAGGGGCCTGCTATAATGGCAAGCTCATCTGGAAGGTGACAGACTATAAGATGAAGAAGAGGGAGGCGCTGGACGGGCACACGGTGTCCATCTTCAGCCAGCCCTTCTACACCAGCCGGTGCGGCTACCGGCTCTGTGCCCGAGCGTACCTGAACGGGGACGGCTCCGGGAAGGGCACACACCTGTCGCTGTACTTCGTGGTGATGCGAGGGGAGTTTGACTCCCTGTTGCAGTGGCCGTTCAGGCAGAGGGTGACCCTGATGCTTTTGGACCAGAGCGGCAAAAAGAACCACATTATGGAGACCTTCAAGGCCGACCCCAGCAGCAGTAGCTTTAAAAGACCTGACGGGGAAATGAACATCGCGTCTGGCTGTCCCCGCTTCGTGGCGCACTCCACTTTGGAGAATGCCAAGAACACCTACATCAAAGACGACACCATGTTCCTGAAAGTGGCTGTGGATTTAACCGACCTGGAGGACCTCTAG
- the TRAF5 gene encoding TNF receptor-associated factor 5 isoform X3, giving the protein MGKARRRLDKQPFCDYLSFTAEDPEENRHHLHPGVEAQSWSRPPVLPAHPPASHTVTGQLHSPPPPASRMAYSEEQGGVPCGFIRQNSGNSISLDFEPNTEYWFVEQLEERYKCAFCHSVLHNPHQTGCGHRFCQHCILSLRELNAVPLCPVDKEVIRSQEVFKDNCCKREVLNLYVYCKNAPGCNAKIILGRYQDHVQQCLFQAVQCSNENCREQVLRKDLKEHLSTRCHFREEKCLYCKKDVVVINLQYHEENLCPEYPVSCPNKCLQIIPRTEVDEHLAVCPEAEQDCPFKHYGCTVKDKRGVLQEHEHSALRDHMLLVLEKNFQLEEQALSSHIDKSAWLEAQVRQLLQTANQQQSKFDLRALVEAIDTVKQKITLLETNDQRLVVLEGETSKHDAHINIHKAQLNKNEERFKLLEGACYNGKLIWKVTDYKMKKREALDGHTVSIFSQPFYTSRCGYRLCARAYLNGDGSGKGTHLSLYFVVMRGEFDSLLQWPFRQRVTLMLLDQSGKKNHIMETFKADPSSSSFKRPDGEMNIASGCPRFVAHSTLENAKNTYIKDDTMFLKVAVDLTDLEDL; this is encoded by the exons CAGGCACCACCTCCACCCGGGTGTTGAGGCCCAGTCCTGGAGTCGGCCTCCGGTCCTCCCAGCCCACCCCCCGGCCTCGCATACGGTCACTGGGCAGCTCCATTCCCCGCCGCCACCAGCGTCCAG aatGGCTTACTCTGAGGAGCAAGGAGGTGTCCCCTGTGGTTTCATCCGCCAAAATTCCGGCAACTCCATTTCCTTGGACTTTGAGCCCAACACAGAGTACTGGTTTGTGGAGCAATTAGAAGAACGCTACAAATGTGCCTTCTGCCACTCCGTGCTGCACAACCCCCACCAGACAGGCTGTGGGCACCGCTTCTGTCAACACTGCATCCTGTCCCTGAG agAATTAAATGCAGTCCCACTCTGTCCTGTAGATAAGGAGGTTATCAGATCTCAGGAG GTGTTCAAAGACAATTGCTGCAAAAGGGAAGTCCTCAATTTATATGTGTATTGCAAAAATGCTCCTGGATGTAATGCCAAGATTATTCTGGGACGCTACCAG GACCACGTCCAGCAGTGCCTGTTTCAAGCCGTGCAGTGTTCTAATGAGAACTGTCGGGAACAAGTCCTTCGGAAAGATCTGAAAGAACACTTGAGCACACGTTGCCATTTTCGAGAGGAAAAGTGCCTTTATTGCAAAAAAGATGTGGTAGTAATCAATCTGcag TATCATGAGGAAAACCTGTGTCCCGAGTACCCAGTATCTTGTCCCAACAAGTGTTTGCAGATTATTCCAAGAACTGAG GTGGATGAGCACCTCGCTGTGTGTCCTGAAGCTGAGCAAGACTGTCCCTTCAAGCACTACGGCTGTACTGTGAAG GATAAACGGGGGGTCCTGCAGGAGCACGAGCATTCAGCCTTACGGGACCACATGCTTCTGGTTTTAGAAAAGAACTTCCAGTTAGAAGAACAG GCTCTCTCCAGTCACATTGACAAGTCAGCTTGGCTAGAAGCTCAAGTGCGCCAGTTACTGCAGACGGCCAACCAGCAGCAAAGTAAATTTGATCTGAGGGCTTTGGTGGAAGCGATTGACACAGTGAAACAGAAAATTACTCTGCTAGAAACCAATGATCAAAGACTAG TTGTTCTGGAAGGGGAGACTAGCAAACACGATGCCCACATCAATATCCACAAAGCccaactgaataaaaatgaagagcGATTTAAGCTGCTAGAAGGGGCCTGCTATAATGGCAAGCTCATCTGGAAGGTGACAGACTATAAGATGAAGAAGAGGGAGGCGCTGGACGGGCACACGGTGTCCATCTTCAGCCAGCCCTTCTACACCAGCCGGTGCGGCTACCGGCTCTGTGCCCGAGCGTACCTGAACGGGGACGGCTCCGGGAAGGGCACACACCTGTCGCTGTACTTCGTGGTGATGCGAGGGGAGTTTGACTCCCTGTTGCAGTGGCCGTTCAGGCAGAGGGTGACCCTGATGCTTTTGGACCAGAGCGGCAAAAAGAACCACATTATGGAGACCTTCAAGGCCGACCCCAGCAGCAGTAGCTTTAAAAGACCTGACGGGGAAATGAACATCGCGTCTGGCTGTCCCCGCTTCGTGGCGCACTCCACTTTGGAGAATGCCAAGAACACCTACATCAAAGACGACACCATGTTCCTGAAAGTGGCTGTGGATTTAACCGACCTGGAGGACCTCTAG
- the TRAF5 gene encoding TNF receptor-associated factor 5 isoform X2 — MGKARRRLDKQPFCDYLSFTAEDPEENRHHLHPGVEAQSWSRPPVLPAHPPASHTVTGQLHSPPPPASRMAYSEEQGGVPCGFIRQNSGNSISLDFEPNTEYWFVEQLEERYKCAFCHSVLHNPHQTGCGHRFCQHCILSLRELNAVPLCPVDKEVIRSQEVFKDNCCKREVLNLYVYCKNAPGCNAKIILGRYQDHVQQCLFQAVQCSNENCREQVLRKDLKEHLSTRCHFREEKCLYCKKDVVVINLQVDEHLAVCPEAEQDCPFKHYGCTVKDKRGVLQEHEHSALRDHMLLVLEKNFQLEEQISDLYKSLEQKESKIQQLAETVKKFEKEFKQFAQLFGKNGSFLSNIQALSSHIDKSAWLEAQVRQLLQTANQQQSKFDLRALVEAIDTVKQKITLLETNDQRLVVLEGETSKHDAHINIHKAQLNKNEERFKLLEGACYNGKLIWKVTDYKMKKREALDGHTVSIFSQPFYTSRCGYRLCARAYLNGDGSGKGTHLSLYFVVMRGEFDSLLQWPFRQRVTLMLLDQSGKKNHIMETFKADPSSSSFKRPDGEMNIASGCPRFVAHSTLENAKNTYIKDDTMFLKVAVDLTDLEDL; from the exons CAGGCACCACCTCCACCCGGGTGTTGAGGCCCAGTCCTGGAGTCGGCCTCCGGTCCTCCCAGCCCACCCCCCGGCCTCGCATACGGTCACTGGGCAGCTCCATTCCCCGCCGCCACCAGCGTCCAG aatGGCTTACTCTGAGGAGCAAGGAGGTGTCCCCTGTGGTTTCATCCGCCAAAATTCCGGCAACTCCATTTCCTTGGACTTTGAGCCCAACACAGAGTACTGGTTTGTGGAGCAATTAGAAGAACGCTACAAATGTGCCTTCTGCCACTCCGTGCTGCACAACCCCCACCAGACAGGCTGTGGGCACCGCTTCTGTCAACACTGCATCCTGTCCCTGAG agAATTAAATGCAGTCCCACTCTGTCCTGTAGATAAGGAGGTTATCAGATCTCAGGAG GTGTTCAAAGACAATTGCTGCAAAAGGGAAGTCCTCAATTTATATGTGTATTGCAAAAATGCTCCTGGATGTAATGCCAAGATTATTCTGGGACGCTACCAG GACCACGTCCAGCAGTGCCTGTTTCAAGCCGTGCAGTGTTCTAATGAGAACTGTCGGGAACAAGTCCTTCGGAAAGATCTGAAAGAACACTTGAGCACACGTTGCCATTTTCGAGAGGAAAAGTGCCTTTATTGCAAAAAAGATGTGGTAGTAATCAATCTGcag GTGGATGAGCACCTCGCTGTGTGTCCTGAAGCTGAGCAAGACTGTCCCTTCAAGCACTACGGCTGTACTGTGAAG GATAAACGGGGGGTCCTGCAGGAGCACGAGCATTCAGCCTTACGGGACCACATGCTTCTGGTTTTAGAAAAGAACTTCCAGTTAGAAGAACAG ATTTCTGATTTATATAAGAGCCTAGAgcagaaagaaagtaaaatccAGCAGCTAGCAGAAACTGTAAAGAAATTCGAAAAGGAGTTCAAGCAGTTTGCACAGCTGTTTGGCAAAAATGGAAGCTTCCTCTCAAACATCCAG GCTCTCTCCAGTCACATTGACAAGTCAGCTTGGCTAGAAGCTCAAGTGCGCCAGTTACTGCAGACGGCCAACCAGCAGCAAAGTAAATTTGATCTGAGGGCTTTGGTGGAAGCGATTGACACAGTGAAACAGAAAATTACTCTGCTAGAAACCAATGATCAAAGACTAG TTGTTCTGGAAGGGGAGACTAGCAAACACGATGCCCACATCAATATCCACAAAGCccaactgaataaaaatgaagagcGATTTAAGCTGCTAGAAGGGGCCTGCTATAATGGCAAGCTCATCTGGAAGGTGACAGACTATAAGATGAAGAAGAGGGAGGCGCTGGACGGGCACACGGTGTCCATCTTCAGCCAGCCCTTCTACACCAGCCGGTGCGGCTACCGGCTCTGTGCCCGAGCGTACCTGAACGGGGACGGCTCCGGGAAGGGCACACACCTGTCGCTGTACTTCGTGGTGATGCGAGGGGAGTTTGACTCCCTGTTGCAGTGGCCGTTCAGGCAGAGGGTGACCCTGATGCTTTTGGACCAGAGCGGCAAAAAGAACCACATTATGGAGACCTTCAAGGCCGACCCCAGCAGCAGTAGCTTTAAAAGACCTGACGGGGAAATGAACATCGCGTCTGGCTGTCCCCGCTTCGTGGCGCACTCCACTTTGGAGAATGCCAAGAACACCTACATCAAAGACGACACCATGTTCCTGAAAGTGGCTGTGGATTTAACCGACCTGGAGGACCTCTAG
- the TRAF5 gene encoding TNF receptor-associated factor 5 isoform X4, with translation MAYSEEQGGVPCGFIRQNSGNSISLDFEPNTEYWFVEQLEERYKCAFCHSVLHNPHQTGCGHRFCQHCILSLRELNAVPLCPVDKEVIRSQEVFKDNCCKREVLNLYVYCKNAPGCNAKIILGRYQDHVQQCLFQAVQCSNENCREQVLRKDLKEHLSTRCHFREEKCLYCKKDVVVINLQYHEENLCPEYPVSCPNKCLQIIPRTEVDEHLAVCPEAEQDCPFKHYGCTVKDKRGVLQEHEHSALRDHMLLVLEKNFQLEEQISDLYKSLEQKESKIQQLAETVKKFEKEFKQFAQLFGKNGSFLSNIQALSSHIDKSAWLEAQVRQLLQTANQQQSKFDLRALVEAIDTVKQKITLLETNDQRLVVLEGETSKHDAHINIHKAQLNKNEERFKLLEGACYNGKLIWKVTDYKMKKREALDGHTVSIFSQPFYTSRCGYRLCARAYLNGDGSGKGTHLSLYFVVMRGEFDSLLQWPFRQRVTLMLLDQSGKKNHIMETFKADPSSSSFKRPDGEMNIASGCPRFVAHSTLENAKNTYIKDDTMFLKVAVDLTDLEDL, from the exons atGGCTTACTCTGAGGAGCAAGGAGGTGTCCCCTGTGGTTTCATCCGCCAAAATTCCGGCAACTCCATTTCCTTGGACTTTGAGCCCAACACAGAGTACTGGTTTGTGGAGCAATTAGAAGAACGCTACAAATGTGCCTTCTGCCACTCCGTGCTGCACAACCCCCACCAGACAGGCTGTGGGCACCGCTTCTGTCAACACTGCATCCTGTCCCTGAG agAATTAAATGCAGTCCCACTCTGTCCTGTAGATAAGGAGGTTATCAGATCTCAGGAG GTGTTCAAAGACAATTGCTGCAAAAGGGAAGTCCTCAATTTATATGTGTATTGCAAAAATGCTCCTGGATGTAATGCCAAGATTATTCTGGGACGCTACCAG GACCACGTCCAGCAGTGCCTGTTTCAAGCCGTGCAGTGTTCTAATGAGAACTGTCGGGAACAAGTCCTTCGGAAAGATCTGAAAGAACACTTGAGCACACGTTGCCATTTTCGAGAGGAAAAGTGCCTTTATTGCAAAAAAGATGTGGTAGTAATCAATCTGcag TATCATGAGGAAAACCTGTGTCCCGAGTACCCAGTATCTTGTCCCAACAAGTGTTTGCAGATTATTCCAAGAACTGAG GTGGATGAGCACCTCGCTGTGTGTCCTGAAGCTGAGCAAGACTGTCCCTTCAAGCACTACGGCTGTACTGTGAAG GATAAACGGGGGGTCCTGCAGGAGCACGAGCATTCAGCCTTACGGGACCACATGCTTCTGGTTTTAGAAAAGAACTTCCAGTTAGAAGAACAG ATTTCTGATTTATATAAGAGCCTAGAgcagaaagaaagtaaaatccAGCAGCTAGCAGAAACTGTAAAGAAATTCGAAAAGGAGTTCAAGCAGTTTGCACAGCTGTTTGGCAAAAATGGAAGCTTCCTCTCAAACATCCAG GCTCTCTCCAGTCACATTGACAAGTCAGCTTGGCTAGAAGCTCAAGTGCGCCAGTTACTGCAGACGGCCAACCAGCAGCAAAGTAAATTTGATCTGAGGGCTTTGGTGGAAGCGATTGACACAGTGAAACAGAAAATTACTCTGCTAGAAACCAATGATCAAAGACTAG TTGTTCTGGAAGGGGAGACTAGCAAACACGATGCCCACATCAATATCCACAAAGCccaactgaataaaaatgaagagcGATTTAAGCTGCTAGAAGGGGCCTGCTATAATGGCAAGCTCATCTGGAAGGTGACAGACTATAAGATGAAGAAGAGGGAGGCGCTGGACGGGCACACGGTGTCCATCTTCAGCCAGCCCTTCTACACCAGCCGGTGCGGCTACCGGCTCTGTGCCCGAGCGTACCTGAACGGGGACGGCTCCGGGAAGGGCACACACCTGTCGCTGTACTTCGTGGTGATGCGAGGGGAGTTTGACTCCCTGTTGCAGTGGCCGTTCAGGCAGAGGGTGACCCTGATGCTTTTGGACCAGAGCGGCAAAAAGAACCACATTATGGAGACCTTCAAGGCCGACCCCAGCAGCAGTAGCTTTAAAAGACCTGACGGGGAAATGAACATCGCGTCTGGCTGTCCCCGCTTCGTGGCGCACTCCACTTTGGAGAATGCCAAGAACACCTACATCAAAGACGACACCATGTTCCTGAAAGTGGCTGTGGATTTAACCGACCTGGAGGACCTCTAG